One part of the Entelurus aequoreus isolate RoL-2023_Sb linkage group LG05, RoL_Eaeq_v1.1, whole genome shotgun sequence genome encodes these proteins:
- the LOC133649520 gene encoding ectonucleotide pyrophosphatase/phosphodiesterase family member 2-like encodes MYPHFLRVWSYFQHTLLRKYAAIYNGINVLTGPAFDHDHDGRHDAQWASAGNGSAPTHFFAVLTSCKDVRQPVSACDGELHAIAFLLPHRPDNSDNCQAVAPPPSFTGLQSRRLQLLLVGTSAS; translated from the exons ATGTACCCCCACTTCCTCA GGGTGTGGTCTTACTTCCAGCACACGCTGCTGAGGAAGTACGCCGCCATCTACAACGGCATCAACGTGCTGACAGGCCCCGCCTTCGACCACGACCATGATGGACGCCACGACGCGCA GTGGGCGTCTGCGGGCAACGGCTCCGCCCCCACGCACTTCTTCGCCGTGCTGACCAGCTGCAAGGACGTGCGGCAGCCTGTGAGCGCCTGTGATGGCGAGCTGCACGCCATCGCCTTCCTGCTGCCTCACAGGCCTGACAACTCTGACAACTGCCAG GCTGTGGCTCCGCCCCCTTCCTTCACAGGCTTGCAGTCAAGACGTCTGCAGCTTCTTCTGGTTGGCACGTCAGCAAGCTGA
- the LOC133649569 gene encoding trithorax group protein osa-like yields the protein MRSRVLLLLLLLKHVTASDSRRTSERLAGLRGSARSGPPAAHLGSGRPAGVFQDLQSALDAGGPRQSSGGRVGGYRPAGPLPYEAQAGSASLYGGAGSTPLYGRSGSLPYEGRAGSAPPYGGAGSSPLYGRSGSLPYEGRAGSAPPYGGAGSSPLYGQAGSLPYRSQAESVPLYGRAGSLPYKSPAESAPLYGRAESAPLYGRAGSLPYKSQAESVPLYGRAESAPLYGRAESLPYRSQAESAPLYGRAGNLPYERQAGSAPSYGQAGSAPLYGGSGSSAYERQAGSVPLYGRAAAQRPPKASLAPQQHQRGPRLGAESSPPRQQEAVVVSSGGIQMVATEPAPPGHRAEPLQNSERVPPAGWPSRYRARPLGESTSAEAWKRSGKVRGSWLS from the exons ATGAG GTCACGggtgttgctgctgctgctgctgctgaaacatgtcacag CGTCTGACAGCCGCAGGACGTCTGAGCGTCTTGCAGGTCTCCGAGGTTCCGCTCGGTCTGGACCTCCTGCAGCTCACCTCGGTTCTGGGCGCCCTGCTGGTGTCTTCCAGGACCTGCAGTCTGCTCTGGACGCTGGAGGTCCTCGTCAGTCCTCTGGTGGCCGTGTAGGTGGTTACCGTCCTGCAGGACCTTTGCCCTATGAGGCTCAAGCAGGAAGTGCCTCTTTATATGGCGGTGCAGGAAGTACCCCCTTATATGGTCGATCAGGAAGTTTACCCTATGAAGGTCGTGCAGGAAGTGCCCCCCCATATGGTGGTGCAGGAAGTTCACCCTTATATGGTCGATCAGGAAGTTTACCCTATGAAGGTCGTGCGGGAAGTGCCCCCCCATATGGTGGTGCAGGGAGTTCACCCTTATATGGTCAAGCAGGAAGTCTTCCCTATAGAAGCCAAGCAGAAAGTGTACCCTTATATGGTCGAGCAGGAAGTCTTCCCTATAAAAGCCCAGCAGAAAGTGCACCCTTATATGGTCGAGCAGAAAGTGCGCCCTTATATGGTCGAGCAGGAAGTCTTCCCTATAAAAGCCAAGCAGAAAGTGTACCCTTATATGGTCGAGCAGAAAGTGCACCCTTATATGGTCGAGCAGAAAGTCTTCCCTATAGAAGCCAAGCAGAAAGTGCGCCCTTATATGGTCGAGCAGGCAATTTACCCTATGAAAGACAAGCAGGAAGTGCACCCTCATATGGTCAAGCAGGAAGTGCTCCCTTATATGGTGGATCAGGAAGTTCTGCCTATGAAAGACAAGCAGGAAGTGTTCCCTTATATGGTCGTGCTGCAGCACAGCGGCCCCCAAAGGCCAGCTTGGCCCCGCAGCAGCACCAGCGAGGACCCAGGTTGGGCGCCGAGTCGTCCCCTCCACGCCAACAGGAAGCGGTGGTGGTTTCCAGCGGCGGGATCCAGATGGTCGCCACTGAGCCGGCGCCACCCGGGCACAGAGCCGAGCCGCTGCAGAACTCTGAGCGAGTGCCGCCAGCAGGGTGGCCCTCCAGGTACCGGGCCAGACCACTTGGGGAGTCCACATCCGCAGAGGCGTGGAAGAGGTCCGGGAAAGTCCGGGGCTCCTGGTTGTCATAG